The genomic stretch CTTTACAAAGAATCCCATTTTcaacacaaaccaaaattttaattttttcaataaaacaccaAATTAGACTTTCAGCCCCCCAGAGAAAAAGCACATTAcacaagaaagaagaaagaggaatTCAATAATGCTTCCAAGATTTCACAATTCATGTcagaatataaaaaatcaatcttCTGTATCTCACTCCATGTGAACCCACCAAGACCTTTctctctcctttgtctttcaCTTTTTGCAGTATATAAGCTCAATACAGACCCCCAACTTTTTCTTCACTATCTCTCTCAACAGTAGTTAGTTGCGGACCCAGAATACATTATGGGATTTGGGTGCGGGTGTAGGCGCCAGGTTTTGTTCTCCTTGTTCTTGTGTGTATTCCTGTTCTTGCAAGAAGCAAATGCACAACAACACTATTACAATATAACCAGTTCATTGAAAGGAAGGAAACAAGTGAGTGGTTGCAATTTGTTTCAAGGGAAATGGGTGCTTGATGCTTCATATCCTTTATATGAATCTTCAGGTTGTCCCTTCATTGATGCTGAGTTTGATTGCATAAAGTATGGCAGACCTGATAAGCAGTACCTCAAGTACTCCTGGCAACCTGACTCTTGTGTCCTACCGAGGTAAAAAAATGCTTTTTATATATCTTTGCTATAGTGaaaaacatgattttttttaatgttttttggTTTGGCTTGTTTTGTGTTGGTGAAGGTTCAATGGAGTGGAATTTCTGCGGAGATGGAGTGGGAAAAGGATAATGTTTGTGGGTGACTCACTGAGTTTGAATATGTGGGAATCACTGGCTTGTATGCTTCACGCGTCGGTGCCAAATGCCAAGACAACTTTTGTGAGGCGGGACTCATTGTCTTCTGTATCTTTTCAGGTCAGTTTTATTTGGTTTCACCTTTTTGTTTTCCAAATGAAACGCATCTACAAAACTCAGTCTTTCCTGttcaacatatatattttttaatttcttcgtTCTCCTCCCTCCCCCAGAGATGGATAAATCTGCTGTTTCTTATGTTGGGGAGTCAGTTATTTGGTGAATATTTGGTGTAGTTTGAAGACAGGAGAAGCTacataaaatagttaaattataGTAACTCTTTGCttgccttaattttttttctgcatATTAATCTTTATTCCTACTTGGGAAAAGTATAAGAGAATGAATACATAACCAAAACCATGGAAGAATCCAAGACAGGGCCAGTctataatatcttttaaaaagtCTCACATAGGTTGGGCTATTTCACCTATCAGCTTTGCtcaagttaatttttttctctaccATTATGATTTCtgtatattttttagtataattttttctttcttccctaATTACATACATACTTGCTCTGCTCTGACTCTAAGCCGACTGttcattttttccccttttgGTAAAGATGAGATAAACCATCCAATATCATTTCTTTTGACTTAACAGTAGAAAAAAAGTGGTAGCAATACAGATCTGAATTCAACAAACACATTAATTCGTAGCTGTTAGCCAACCTGTGTTTGTTTAGCCGTCTCTATACAATTATTTGTTGCCCAATCATGTCCAAATGATGCCCACCTACCGGCTTACGGCAGCCtttctttaatatattcttCACGTACATGATTATTATTGATGCGCAGGACTATGGGTTAACTTTACTTCTGTATAGAACACCATACCTAGTGGATATAATTAGGCAGAACATAGGAAGAGTACTGACGCTAAACTCAATCCAAGCTGGAAATGCCTGGAAAGATATGGACATGCTCATCTTCAACTCATGGCATTGGTGGACTCACACTGGAAGTGCTCAGGCGTAAGTTCACTGTTCTATTTTTtcagaaatcttaaatttttaacaagCTTTCATACCAAGTTTTTATAATGTGCAGATGGGATTATATTCAGGATGGAGAGGCATTGTATAAAGATATGGACCGCATTGAGGCATTTTCCAAAGGGTTGAGTACATGGGCTAGATGGGTTGATCTCAATGTTGATCCCCTTAAGACCAAAGTGTTCTTCCAGGGCATTTCTCCAACTCATTATTTGTAAGTGACAAACCACCTCTagcttttataatatttgatcttTTTGTATATACTAAGGTTCATTCtggttttgtttaatttaaccAGGGGGAAGGAATGGAATTCGCCGAGAAAGAACTGCTTAGGAGAATTAGATCCACTTTCAGGATCTACATATCCGGCTGGGGCCCCTCCAGCTGTTGCAGTAGTGAACAAAGTATTAAGCACAATGAACAAGCCTGTTTATTTGCTTGATATAACCACCCTCTCACAACTGAGAAAAGATGCTCATCCATCAAGCTACAGTGGTGAGCATTCTGGTACAGACTGCAGCCACTGGTGCCTTCCAGGACTGCCTGATACTTGGAACCAGCTTTTGTATGCAGCTCTTGTCATGTGATTCTCAAGGGGTATATCACAATACAGCAACAGTTCTATTTACagtgttttctatttttttcttttcaataccagcttgtaaatcatatttttggAGGTGAAGAAATTCCTCAAAACAACAAGGAGGCAAAAATCCATTGTGAAGTGATTGATTTTTTAGATCAAAATAATTGTTTTCGGATTGTAGGAAGACAGAAAAGTTTGAATTCCTTATTGTAAACTTACATTTatccaatataaaattatataattatcagtGTTTTCAGTTATGGCCATTTTTCATGAACAGTCTGGAAAATACAATCATACAAATCCTGGATTAAGCGGTAGGTGTCGTGACAAATGAGAAACCTTCATATCTCATAGAATCTGGTTAACAGTAAAATCACTATTTGGCATTTGACGATTTAGTCGGTGAAGACAATATATTATTGTGAAAATGAAAGAGTTAGTCCGTGAAGCTATGGAGCCAAGTGCCAACTCAGTggtttattttttcaacttgAAAATGACAGAAAAGTCCAGAATTCCATCTACcagacaaaataacaaaatcccATTTGCATTATAGAGTGGATGATAATCACAGCAAGCCTCAACAAGAGATCCCAGAAAATAAAACTCTAGTATCCCACATAAACTGCAGCATTCACTATGTAGCAGTCGTCATTTTTGTCTCCCATTTCTTCCACATACACCCCACTCGAGCATATTAGTCCCCCGTCAACAACCTCAACGTTCAAAATTTTCCCACTGCAAGTATTAAAGTCAAGTTAGAGAGCTGTGAGAATTAAAGGAATTCCATAGATTCATTGTTTAAGTCATGATCAAACCGCAATTTGTACagaaaactcaaaatcaataaCACTGAGTATTATTTACCATATGATAAGCAGAAATAGTGATGAAAGATTCTATCGCTTGTACACAATTTGCACAGGTATGAATCACAAAGTTACATGTTTTACCTAGCCATGAAATCATCGAAAGTAAATCCTCAAGTTTTGGGTAtgtttcttaaatttaattttgttttcaacctttaaaattgattatttatagtTTGCAAATACAGAGCTGCAGCCTAGTTAAGTCCACATAAAAGATTCCCAGAATGATACAGTCAAAAAGAaactaaatgaaaaatatttcttatGACTTAATTCCCGCAACTTTTGGTACCAAATTTGTCACTTTCCCTAAACACAACCTAAATAAAGAGTGGTGTTTGTTTGACAAAAACGTGCTACTTTATAAGGGTGTTATGATCCCAagtgtaaagtatgaaatttagATCACACATAAAAAAGTACGCATTTTTTGTGTgggtttatatagttttgaattctccaatttcaacaactaGCTTTTGAGATATAATTCTCTATAAGTTCAAATGCTCCGAACCCCAACCTCATGATCCTTTTCTCACTAGATTCAAGATCCTCCATCatcaaaaacacacaaaaaactCCAAATTTAGTCTCAATCTCGTTATCTATTTCAAATTCCAATGTTATCCCGATCCTTTTTATGTCTTCCTCCTCAGTTACTTCTCATTTTACGGGTTCCTCCTCAGACAGCTCTTTTCATTCTTTTAGCCACCTTTCATTGTCATAAATCTATAAGCTAAATTATCCAACCTGTTGAATTTCATGGCTTTTAACTTCTCCTACACTACCTCCATAATCTTATCTACTTCAACTCTAATTTTCTAGGAACCTACACAACATCCATCGTTTTCCAATCCTTACCCAAATCTTACTACTCTAATACCAATTTAATAGAAAACTACACAAAACAACAATACGAAGATGCTAGCTCCTCCCAAGACTATAGTCTCCTCCCAGTCAGTCAATGGCTGCCCAAaacattatacaatttttttttctctcctttattTCCTCAGTCCAACTACCCCTTTTAATTCTACCAATATCCTAATCTTAATCTTCACattcaaatatcaattattatcctatcaaatattcaaattcaactatcaataattatcttaatcaatattatcctaatcaatatcattaattattattatcctaatccTAACACATATCAATAACTAATAATGGTACTCATCCAAAGCATAATTTACTAAGTACATATCAGTGCATTGAAACTAACTAAAATGATTTAGGTAACTTGGATCTGCAATGCCACAATCAATCTCATTATGTTATATATGTCGTTTACTCTCTTTTGGTTCAAGCACTGACAAAGCAAAAAATTAACTCAAGATTCAGTTATCTTCATCTAGCACATAGCTTCCAAGAAACAAGAGGTGAATATTGATGCATCCAACTTTGAAATGTATAAAACTCACTAAGGAAAGACTGATTTGACCCTCTCAATATCCAAAGATTGCTGGAGAGAATGAGGAACTCCTAGCTTGATCAATAGTTTCATTTGTTCAAATGTGACACCAGGTATAGACCCTGCAACCAAATCAGCTTATCATAGCTAAAGAATCatatttcaaaacaataaatgTATACCAAACACACCACAACTATGATAATAGAAACTAAATTCTGAACTATGATAATGCCAAAATAAGCAAAACTATTAGAAAGAATAACATTCAGCCAATAAAACatatatgttatatgaataGCTAAGGTTAAAAAGTGTCTCAACCAAATTTctgatatgttttttaattcattGTTCGCTAGAGTTCTTAAAATAATCAGTTTGAAGCAATTTAGAACACCAAAAGCCTAATGCTGTTATTTCACTTATTCTGCAGTAATTAAAATGCATAGGCTGTCACGGCCATACACTGGTGCCATGAATAAATTGGGTCTAGAATGTGAACAGGAAAAATGTTCTCACTTATAAGAACAAAAAATGCTAGAGTTTAAGTTTACTGAAATACAAGACTTTTGTCCTTGGGAAACTACTCCTAGGAAAGACTTTAAGGACacaattttccaaaatttaaaacaataatctAATGTTACTAATCATTACCTTATCTCAATATTGACAAAGCTTGAAAATCAACCGAATACAAAACATTCTTGTTTCCCCATTCCAAATCACAATTTCAGGCAAAGCACAAAATATCGCACTCTTCAAATCTCATACCGCTTACAtaataaacagtaaaaataaattctttactagtctcaacaaaaaataaaaaaagaatcaaacttGAACACAGAACATGAAGAGGGATCCAAAAATTGACAGAAAGTCAACAAAGATATACCTCTCCTAAATGCAGGAATTGAATTGGACGAGATGGCATCCCTGCAAGCCCTCATAGCTGCAGCTGTAACATCTTGCCtattgaaaagttaaaaaaaaaaaaaagttatcaacATATCGTCTCTCCAAAGTTCAACAAGCACTGAAAAATCTACAACaataatatgaatttatgtTTATGTAATAATACCCATGTTGATCGTAGCCAACACCCATCTCTACAAATAAGAGTTTCAAGGGTGGGCTCGTGCTGCCACTTTGCTCGGCTGCCATGGTTGTAGTAGTGGTGAGGGTGGCTTTAACTGGGTAATAATATCTATTAAGTTGAAGAGATGATCGGTTTATGAGAGAAACGTCAATTCTGTTTAATGAATACTGCGAGCAGATATTAATACGCCTTGGGCGATTGAGAGGCCCAAACTCAGTTGAAGAAATAAAGGGAAAGTTTAGATCCAAGAAGCGACTCATTTCAAGCACCCAGACAATACTAGAACACAACAGTACCCATCAACTCAGTTGAGTTTGAGACTGGACGGGCGGGTGGGCTGGGCATGGGTTCGGTCAAAATGGATACAGAAACAGACGACGGTTAATTTATTCGAGAATTTGAAAACCAGTAGCCGACGCTCAAATACGAATAAACCTAGGTGTTACcatttaattcatcaatttattgaagattttttttttttaggtttataaata from Mangifera indica cultivar Alphonso chromosome 6, CATAS_Mindica_2.1, whole genome shotgun sequence encodes the following:
- the LOC123218799 gene encoding protein trichome birefringence-like 38, translating into MGFGCGCRRQVLFSLFLCVFLFLQEANAQQHYYNITSSLKGRKQVSGCNLFQGKWVLDASYPLYESSGCPFIDAEFDCIKYGRPDKQYLKYSWQPDSCVLPRFNGVEFLRRWSGKRIMFVGDSLSLNMWESLACMLHASVPNAKTTFVRRDSLSSVSFQDYGLTLLLYRTPYLVDIIRQNIGRVLTLNSIQAGNAWKDMDMLIFNSWHWWTHTGSAQAWDYIQDGEALYKDMDRIEAFSKGLSTWARWVDLNVDPLKTKVFFQGISPTHYLGKEWNSPRKNCLGELDPLSGSTYPAGAPPAVAVVNKVLSTMNKPVYLLDITTLSQLRKDAHPSSYSGEHSGTDCSHWCLPGLPDTWNQLLYAALVM
- the LOC123218801 gene encoding uncharacterized protein LOC123218801, which encodes MSRFLDLNFPFISSTEFGPLNRPRRINICSQYSLNRIDVSLINRSSLQLNRYYYPVKATLTTTTTMAAEQSGSTSPPLKLLFVEMGVGYDQHGQDVTAAAMRACRDAISSNSIPAFRRGSIPGVTFEQMKLLIKLGVPHSLQQSLDIERVKSVFPYGKILNVEVVDGGLICSSGVYVEEMGDKNDDCYIVNAAVYVGY